The genomic DNA TCGAAGAATACGAATATCAGTTGCAGACCGGTTTCCGGCTCCAGAGTCGTCTTGGAAAGTTCTCGGTGAATTTGAAGCGCAAAGTGTGAGAGATATCCAGTCTTTTGACATCACCAACCCATTAATTTGGGCTCGATACCTTCGAGTCGAGGTGTTATCACACTGGGGACATGAATATTATTGCCCTGTATCGCTTGTTAGAGTTCACGGAACCACGATGATGGACGAATATAAGAACCAAGACGGAGCAGAGAGAGACAAGAAGGCCGATGATGATAGAGCAACACCGGTGGTAGATAATAAAAGTAATGCTGTATCGTTTCCAGAATCCTTACACTCGACTCTGAACCGATATTCTTCGCCAATTCCATCCTCCATAGATGATATTGTTTCCACCACTAGTGTTTTCGTAGCGAAGACTTTGGAGCCCAATGCATATTCTATTGATTCGCTGTCACAATTGTCGTCTCCTGAGCCCTCCGTGGGTTCCGAGCACAGGTCTGTTGAGGCTGTGGATCCAGATGAATCTAATAGTGGTATCTGTGAACCGGGCTATAAAAGCATCGAGAACACATATGATCAGCTTCGAGTCTTCTATCCTGGCCATTTAATATCACCTCTTGTGTTGAACGAATCTTGTCAATGGGATGACTATATGAATAACCATAGTATACAGTTACAAAATGGGAATGCGAGCAGTGATTCCATAATTCAAGCAAGTGAGTCGGTTGTCCAACATGATGTCACCACGCCAAGCACTCCAAAAACACAAGATTCTATTTATCAAACTATCATGAAGAGACTTTCGTTGTTAGAATCAAATACCACCCTATCACTTCAGTATGTGGAAATGCAAAGTCAAAGTTTGAGAGAACTTCTGGTTAAAATTGAGAAGAGGCAGAGTACTAGGATTGAAAacttttttgaagaatttAATCGAACTGTTACGGAACAAATAAGGTCctttcaatttcaatacaGTCGCCTTTTGCTATCAACTGTGGACGAAATGGAAGCCCAAAGACACCGTACAGAAGAGGATGTCTTGTCTTTGAGCACAAGATTGTCGCTGATAGCTGATGAACTGGTCTATCAAAAGAAACTAAGCATTGCACAAGCCgtgattttgttggttgtGCTGATATTTGTTATTGCGACTAGAACTACTCCAATCGATTCCTCGCTGGCCATGGCTGTGCACGGGAACCAAGCTGGTATACGTGATCTCTGGAAGCTATCAAACAGCATGAGATCTCCGACGCGGGTTCTTTCACCAAAGCGCAACTTCGACCGGAGTCATCATCG from Sugiyamaella lignohabitans strain CBS 10342 chromosome D, complete sequence includes the following:
- the SLP1 gene encoding Slp1p (Glycosylated integral ER membrane hypothetical protein; forms an ER-membrane associated protein complex with Emp65p; member of the SUN-like family of proteins; genetic interactions suggest a role in folding of ER membrane proteins; required for nuclear envelope localization of Mps3p; GO_component: GO:0030176 - integral component of endoplasmic reticulum membrane [Evidence IDA,ISM] [PMID 23275891]; GO_component: GO:0016021 - integral component of membrane [Evidence IEA]; GO_component: GO:0016020 - membrane [Evidence IEA,IEA]; GO_function: GO:0003674 - molecular_function [Evidence ND]; GO_process: GO:0034975 - protein folding in endoplasmic reticulum [Evidence IGI] [PMID 19325107]) encodes the protein MNLKLRYKRRIRSLETLAGILTRLTAFSLVLANSDVTTAGQEGNTLDFNIIGNPNLNSDQNTYSTLEKGDALLAESPSLSLPSKGSELDASLLAVTDSAPQSTSTIHISTQIRSLDTQQDSIANFSVPSKLSDISYSQSSTVSVSPAITPSSSATSSTDESTTRRTEQLMDEEIDQFLSFEEWRKLNLEKSGQSEKDLIPRQQQQNDLHQNMKRPAQYDGNFIGDELEIEMDLFKRSSDGKESNDPKSEGKLYKTRFNYASFDCAATIVKSNSHAKGVSNILSENKDSYLINKCSESNKFFIIELCQDILVDQVSMANYEFFSSMFRRIRISVADRFPAPESSWKVLGEFEAQSVRDIQSFDITNPLIWARYLRVEVLSHWGHEYYCPVSLVRVHGTTMMDEYKNQDGAERDKKADDDRATPVVDNKSNAVSFPESLHSTLNRYSSPIPSSIDDIVSTTSVFVAKTLEPNAYSIDSLSQLSSPEPSVGSEHRSVEAVDPDESNSGICEPGYKSIENTYDQLRVFYPGHLISPLVLNESCQWDDYMNNHSIQLQNGNASSDSIIQASESVVQHDVTTPSTPKTQDSIYQTIMKRLSLLESNTTLSLQYVEMQSQSLRELLVKIEKRQSTRIENFFEEFNRTVTEQIRSFQFQYSRLLLSTVDEMEAQRHRTEEDVLSLSTRLSLIADELVYQKKLSIAQAVILLVVLIFVIATRTTPIDSSLAMAVHGNQAGIRDLWKLSNSMRSPTRVLSPKRNFDRSHHRVASTSSAEWYDEVYSDRDYENTENLTQHLASNSTTPRNKHRQVNEFPFPTFSSSPRPRSLQDMNFNDSETDNDTLSPN